One stretch of Harmonia axyridis chromosome 1, icHarAxyr1.1, whole genome shotgun sequence DNA includes these proteins:
- the LOC123670813 gene encoding larval cuticle protein A2B-like — MIAKVVFAVATLMVAVDARPGLAPTAILTHAAPAVAVKAEPYDPHPQYNFAYGVADHSTGDIKDQEESRDGDVVKGKYSLVEPDGSKRTVEYTADPVNGFNAVVHKEALSHPAQVAVAHAPVAVAHAPIAVAHAPVAIAHAPAYAVAHAPAYAVAHAPAYAVAHAPAAISHSSITTSHSAPVAIAAPTYAVAHAPVAVAHAPIALSHAPTYAYLH, encoded by the exons ATGATCGCCAAG GTTGTTTTCGCTGTAGCCACATTGATGGTGGCAGTTGATGCCAGACCCGGCTTGGCTCCTACTGCAATTTTGACCCATGCTGCCCCAGCAGTAGCAGTTAAAGCCGAACCCTACGACCCCCATCCACAGTACAACTTTGCCTATGGAGTAGCT GACCACTCAACTGGAGACATCAAAGACCAAGAAGAATCCAGAGATGGTGATGTAGTAAAAGGCAAATACAGCCTAGTCGAGCCCGATGGTAGCAAACGTACTGTAGAATACACCGCAGATCCCGTTAACGGATTCAACGCTGTCGTCCACAAAGAAGCCCTCTCCCACCCAGCTCAAGTAGCTGTTGCTCACGCTCCAGTTGCAGTAGCCCACGCTCCAATAGCAGTAGCTCACGCTCCCGTAGCCATAGCTCATGCTCCAGCCTATGCTGTAGCTCACGCTCCAGCCTATGCCGTAGCCCACGCTCCAGCCTATGCTGTGGCTCACGCTCCTGCTGCCATCTCCCACTCTTCTATCACCACATCTCACAGCGCCCCAGTTGCCATTGCTGCCCCAACCTACGCTGTTGCTCACGCTCCAGTAGCCGTAGCTCACGCTCCAATCGCTTTGTCCCACGCACCAACCTACGCTTACTTGCATTAA